The Capsicum annuum cultivar Jeju mitochondrion, complete genome genome has a window encoding:
- the orf125e gene encoding hypothetical protein: protein MWNSFLQHAVTQEGWSKLVVPALLKAESLFRAIRVVERANFFNNRYSFLQLTMNSVQSRFCNKNSEDTAPDSQPHSTPSIAPIGSAESKLPLDSKESFLCPAKPRKEGKVPWERLRLVSRSRQKA from the coding sequence ATGTGGAACTCTTTTCTCCAACATGCGGTCACACAAGAAGGTTGGAGTAAGCTAGTCGTGCCTGCACTCCTAAAGGCTGAGAGCTTATTTAGAGCAATAAGAGTCGTCGAAAGAGCAAACTTCTTCAACAATCGCTATTCTTTCTTACAGCTAACCATGAACAGCGTTCAGAGTCGATTCTGTAACAAGAACAGTGAGGATACTGCGCCTGACTCACAGCCACACTCCACTCCGTCTATTGCTCCTATAGGTTCTGCGGAATCGAAACTCCCTTTAGATAGCAAAGAATCATTTCTGTGTCCCGCCAAGCCAAGGAAAGAAGGCAAGGTGCCCTGGGAAAGGCTCAGACTAGTGTCAAGGTCAAGGCAAAAAGCTTAG